The genomic window aaattaaactttcaccaaaccccgtaggaaggacggcaaacatgtcctttttttcaataaaagctttcagtgcagccgtttgttctgcttttatagaaaatgtacattccagttcgttcaacacatttaccatcgcagtttcaaaattatgttggttgtttacgaaATGCATTCACTCCACTCCTTGTCCCTCCTATTCTGATGACGTGCACGCCCCAAAGTAATAAACGGTTGTGATTAGCCCGGTAAGCTTTAACCGATGCCAGAATGTGCCTTTATGATTGCTTGGCCAGAGAACAGGCTACCTAAAGTCATTACACATGCACAGAAGCCATACAGGCGCACACAATGaaatacattaataataataaagcacTTAACCAACATGTAGACCCACACACCCACTGAATAAATTGGATTTGTTTTTCACTCACCATTGATGTTATTTCTTTAATAGGAAAGTGTTGCTCCTTGCAGCCCTGTGCTTTAACCTTTAACGAGTTGCCATGCATTTCTTTTCTCCCAGAGGTGCTTTGGTCCCATGGTGTGATTGGCTAGTCAGTAAGGTGGGAAAAAGACGATCTGAGATGGCTTTCCATTGGCCTTAACTGTATGCTGGTGCATATAGCCTTGGCATTCTCCATGGGTGCTTGGGCGCCCATGCACCCATGGAATCGGCGCCTGTGCCTGGTATACAGTTAATACCGTGATACCGCCATGTGGCAATGCATCGAAATGCGGCACGTGACGATTTGGCATCGGTTAATTAACGTCGATGCTTTGCCGCAAGACCGGAACAAAAAACACGTAACCGGAACCTTAACGTGCGCGCTGCCCGGACTGTTAAGTGAGTGAGACCACTACAAACAGAGCACGTTAGCGTCTTTGCAAAATGGCAACAGCTTCAGCAGCCTCCAAAGAGCGGCCGATTCTCTCGCCACCGGGGTTGACTGCAACCGTGTGGCAGTACTTTGGATTTTatgagagagaaaacaagacgaCTGACAAGACCTACGCGATTTGCAAGATTTGCAAAGCAAAAATAAAGTACCTCAGCAACACCACAAACATGAGGCAGCACCTTGTACGCTTTCATCCCGAAACGGAGAATGTTCCTCCGGTCGTGCCCACCACACAGAGGACCATCCTGGAGACTGTCTCCAAACTTCCCAAGAACTCGGAGAAGGCGAAGAGCATTACAGAAGCAATAGCTACTTTAATTGCGACGGATTTACGCCCGTATTCAGTAGTAAACAACAGGGGGTTTTGGTTAGTGGTGCGCACCATGGAGCCGCGCTACAAACTCCCTCACCGAAAACACTTCGCAGAGAAAGAAATCCCCCACCTCTACGACGAAACCAAAGCAAACGTCCTGGTGTCCATGAAGAAGGCGAGCAGGATAGCGCTTACATGCGATGCGTGGACCTCGGTTGCCACCAAATCCTTTGTTACTGTAACAGCGCATTTTGTGCTCGCGTCGGACAAGAACGGATGGAAGTTAGTGAGTCACGTTCTTCAAACCCGAGAGATGAGTGAGAGTCACACCGGGGCAAATGTTGCCGAGCTGCTGGAGAAAGCAGCGGCAGAATGGCAGATCTCAGATAAAGATTTGGTTTTGGTAATGGATAATGCCAGCAACATGGCTGTGGCTGCTCAGAAGGCGAACTTTGTGCACCTGAAATGCTATGATCACACTGCCAACTTGGCCTTACAGAAAGCTCTCAAGCTGCCAGCTGTGGCAAAGCTCCTGGCGAGGATCAGGCGGATCTCTATATTTTTTCACCGCAGTACCACCAGACTCCAACTCCTAGAGGAGAACCAAAAGCTGCTTGGTCTCAAACGGCACAAACTGAAGACGGACGTATGCACTAGATGGAATAGTGCATGCAAAATGACTGAACGTTTCCTCGAGCAACAGCCTGCaattgctgccatcttgctctcTCCTCAGGTGAGAAAAATGTCATTGCCAGCCACTCTAATCTATTTTGTTATACTGATCAAAATTATTGATATTGATAGCTAAATATAATTTTGGAACTATTTTTATTGCTCACTGCATTAtagatttataaaaaaaacagttaagcTTTGGTAGAGTGAACTGTTGTGCACTGCATTCTGACATGTAATAGTAGCATAATAACTTGTATTTAATTATGAATAACACAGCCTGCTATCTGCACCCGCTTGCTCTCTCCTCAGTTGAGAAAGAAGGAAACTGACATCGCCACTCTCAATGAAACTGATGTCTCAAATGCTCAGGAAATGGTCTCCGCCCTAAAGCATATGAAAGACGCCACCACTCTGATGTCTCAGGAGAAAAACCCCATGGTTTGTTTGATCGCTCCTGTGCACACAAAGCTCCTCCAGAACACAGAGTCCAACACAGAAGATTCACCACTGGTCCGGGATATTAAAAAGGCCATCCATGATGACCTCAGCAGTAGATACACCAGTGAGGCGGAGAAAAGCCTTCTCTATACCGCTTCTGCCCTTGACCCCCGTTTCAAGGCCTTACCTTTCCTTtctgaggaggagagagagcagacatATGGCAaagtgatttctgaggctgcaTCACTAGAGgtaaatctgtcattttattttatataaaaaatgtgtatggtaaaaaaaaaaaaaaaaagtggtttcAAAGCAATTGGATTTGTGACTTTTGTGTGTTCTCATTATTTTACATGCAGCAAGAGGTGAGAGTGGAGGAAGAGACCCCAGAGGACAATGCCAggacagcagcagaggtgaCCAGTGACACTGAGGAGGACCAGGAGAAGGAGCTGCCGCCACCGCCACCAGCCAAAAGAAGCTGTACTCTGCATGAGAACCTGTTAGGACTGGCGTTCACAAATCAGGGTAGGAatctttactttttaaaatgtgaagttCTACATCTAGCTGTTGGCTGAGGCTAAtttctctcacactctcattctctctcttactcactctctcacacaccctctcactctcacattctctctcacacatgctcacacccactctctctctttctctctttagcTCCGGAGCCCAAATCAGCATACGCCAGAGCCAAGGACGAGATGGCTAAGTACCGCCTTGCTTTAACACCTTCTCTACAAGAGGACCCTCTCCACTGGTGGAGTGTGCATCAGGTGCTGTACCCCATGATTGCTAATGTGGCCAAACGGTACCTGTGCATTCCAGGCAGCAGTGTATCTGCAGAGCGGGTATTCTCCACCGCAGGAGATACAGTAACAGCCCAGCGTAGCACACTCAAGTCGGAGCACATTGACCAGCTGGTATTCTTGaacaagaatgtgtgtgtccCAGATTCTGGCACTGACGATGAAGAGTCTGATGAAGATGAGTAGCACAATGTGGACATTTGCCTCTCTCACACAACAGGAGGATGTAGGGGGTcaagagggaggggagggaatATGGGAGGACAGTTAACTTTAAGATGAGTGTGAGTGCCACTCTGCtctactgtgtttgtgttgtgtttacctCACTGTACTGAAGCTCCAGACTGAATAAGTTCAGTGGAATTATGCACTTTTGTTCAGAAGAATGCAATTTGTTACCTTGGAATATGGCAGCTTTTTTGTTAAATTATCCTATCTATATTCCAGACTGAATAAGTTGAATTATTTAATTTTGAGGAATGCACTTTTGTTCTGTATGGCAGCTTTTTTTGTAAAGTTATCCTATTCATATTCCAGACTGAATAACTTTCCATTTTCCATTAAATAAATTTGATGGAAGTACATATCTTGTTTACTTGAATTAATGACCTCATTAAATCCAGGGCTtgactgttttcagtgtttttcgCCAATAGAGGGGACTCTCATGCAAGTGGAGCTTTCCCTGGTCAAAGTTAAGTAGGTCAAAGTGCAAATGTTTACATAAcagttataaaataaaatattttgtgtctttgaaaaATACAAGTCAAATGTTCAAAAAACCTTGTTATTTACTTATTGAGTGTAGTTTTAGAGGAACTGAGTTAATTGATAGgctatttatttaaaaatgtagccACAGATGAAGACAAAATCAATCTTGTATGGAAGAAAGCATTAAAAAGTGCAATAATCGAAGAATCGTGGCACCAATAAGCAAATCGAATCCACAAGCGCCATAATCGAAGTGCCCATAATCGAaatcgaatcgaatcgtgaggtacCCTTGTTGAACACCCCTAGTCCAGACTGATGGATTGTTAAACTCCTAAGGCTACTGTGCTCATTATGTCATAACTCcgctatatctttacatagcaaatagtagGCCTAGTTGCTGCTATATTCATGTTCTGAATGTTGTGTATTGTACTTTCAGCATGGTGAGAGGGTGCATTTGGCCTTGGAGGAGGTTTGCGCTTTCCGAGTACCCTTCTAGTTGTAAATTTAATACCTACTGAAAGACATCACTTTGGATTGAGGTCATTTCTGATAGATATTCTACAGTAACTCCAAAAAAAGTTTTATCTTCCATCTCAAGTGATATTGTTGTTAGATTTCAAATATTAATTTGACTGATGTTAGCAGATATAAGAAGCATTCACATTTCATGTTAAATATCACCAAGGTCCGTATGTGTGTCTACACAGCAGTCAACACCTTTCACACTGACAACAAGAAGAGACACCAGACACAAGTAATTCAGTCAGATTTAATCTATATTCTTCTATCACAAAAGAAGTCATTCAGTGGACATGCTTAAGATAAAGAAATGACAGATAAAAGCCAATCTTGATAAGACAAGATAAGCCTTATTTATCCCCAGaggaaaaaatcaaatgttgCAGCAGGACAAGACATTGAAATAATTTCagataaacaaaacaagaataaacaaaataagaGGTACAGCAAGTATACCAGTAAAggtaaatagaaaaaaagaactaGAGCCAACTAAAGCAATTAAAGACAAAGTTACAAGTTAAAGTTAGAAGTTAGGAATTATAGAAGGCACAAGCACTGTTTCTTATCAGTGCTGGATGGCTTGTTTTCTGAGTAAATTACTTGTACTTGTAGAATCCCTCTCCTGTCTTTCTGCCCAATTTGCCCTCTGCAACCATTTTGTTGAACAGTTCAGGTGGAGTAAAGAGTGGGTGGTCAGGAATCGCAACATGAAGACCTAGGTGGGCAATAACAAAAAGGAATAGggtttttgatttaatttataaGTTCATTTGAATTATCTTTGTTTCTCCTTCCTTGCAGCTGTTTCATATTATCACCCCCTTAAAAATTAAAGCCATATCCtttggtggaggaagtattgagatcctttacttaagtaaaagtactaatattctgttaaaagtaaaagccctgaaatgttacttaagtaaaagtatgcaAGTATGATCAGAGAAAtaaacttaaaggggaactaatgttttttcaacctgggccctattttacGATCTAGGGCTGCAGGGTATAAAATCATCCACACTGTCAGCTGTACAGAATGTACTGTAAGTATGGctaattttcaaccagctctgtgttgtTGCAACATTAAACGAGCTAACATTAAATGAGCTGGGAGAGGAGGGGCCAACtttgaatgttgtgtttctaAATTGCAACAAATCCTACTTATTCTGCTTACTTGAGTAAATGCTCTTGTACTGTACTGAAGTTTCACCACTAGTTAGACCtatatttttaacattattttactCACTATCAATGATGGACTTCATAGTGTCTAGTCCGATATGATCCATGAGCTCAAAGGGTCCCATGGGATTCCCAAGACCAAGTTTAATGACGGTGTCGATGTCCTCTATGGATCCGTGACCTAATGGAGAAAagagcaaaacaaaactgtaaccATGCAAAGCTGCAAAATCAACCAAAAACTACAACTACAGGGATAGTGAACTCAGGCACCGCCAATTTGAGCTAACGTTTGTGGAGTAAAACAGAGTAAAAGTGTAGTATATTTCTTTTGTCAACTGTTAAGCTTTACAAGGACTCACTGGTGACCACCTTGAGTCCACCAAAATGCCGCAAGTGGCCTCTTGCATGCTCCTGTGGTATATAAAACAAGTGCCCTTTACTGTGGCTCAGTGTGCAAGTAAATGTGTTTAAGTTTCCTCTAGGGTGCTTTTCCAGCGGACAATATGTAATGCAGTGTCCTACATCCTAGGGAACTTTCTATGTGCTGGTGGTGATCCACCGAATGCAGCTgatgcagtttttttgttttggcaaCTGCTCCTGAGACACTGCAAGACCTACTGATTTTCTGTATGCCCTACAAGCCAGGTTGAGTTACAAGGTAAATCTtgattgttttttcttgttaagGTTGAACCTATCTCGACAATTTCTGTTTCGTTCTCTTTGGCAGCACCTGTGATAAGCAGTAATGACAGTGTATTTGTTGGCAGACTAATTCCAAGTTCATACTTCCCATGTTAACCAGTTGGGCTGATCGAACTGGACGCAGCGCAGCACTGAGTGATTCTTGCAAGAAAGCACACTCATAATCTATTATGAACGATATGAAggatatattagatatgatatGAATGACCTGATTCTCATAAGGCTTGAAACAGGCCAGAAATTGTTTTTTATAGCACCCTGTCTTATTAGCCCTGCAGCTGGCGAAATGAAAGGTTGCCATAgcataaactgtgtgtgtgtttgcgtgtctgtgtgcatgtatttCGGTATATGTGAGAGCAGATTATTATTGGCTGTGCACCAAATGTGAGAGTGCCACAGACACCTACTCAGTAATACAGTGGAAACCACTtaccagtccctccaggatgttgcaatGTTGCAATTGCGatgcaaattcagccaatccTCATTAATTCTGTGCAACCTTGCACTTTAATCCAATCACAGCAACtaaggctgtgcaattaatcaTCTGGTGATCGCGATTACGATTTTGaggtcaaacgatttcaaaattaatgaaatcgaGGGTAAACGATTTTTGGTCACAGACACCTGgtgatgttattttgtcttctacgGAAGACGCGCATGCGCAATAccgccctctcctctcctcttttcactCTACGAGTCAGTGAAGTAGGTGAACTATGAATAATGCGTGGGGCAGGTGATCGcggaagatttcaaaaacagcgtgcagaaaatatcagagggagagcgagagaagttggtctgtgtgtgtgtgtgtgtgtgtgtgtgtaggcacgtgtgtgtgtgtgtgtgtgtgtgtgtgtgtgtgtgtgtgtgagcagaggagaattgtatgtagagacagaaatgacatgccgttgtgtaaacaatataagtcatccCATGCGCCGCATAAtcatgatttcaattttgaccaaaataatcgtgattatgattttttccataattgaACTGCATTGCAAATTTGATGATTTAAAATGCgtaaaatcttatttcattttagAGCTGTGTTTAGTGTATGGATTTGCATagcctgtctttctttctctatttatcatgagactactgcagcaggacaagagctcacacacacacacagtgacagggctaactgtaaGCATCAcatgagaaggagaggaggagtgtgctttacagtgaataaagacGCGTGTGTcggtgggaatgtgaggtgctccCGGTCCAGTTGTGGATAACTGCTGTAACATTTCACTGTGCAGAAGAGACTGCGGTGCAGTGCCGCTATCTTCAGAAAGAGCGAGCATGTGTCCGTCTTGCTGAGGTTGGGATGTGTAAACAGTCAAATCATTCCATGATCAGAAatcatggattaccagaaccatccggAATCATGGACAATTAgccaccttattcctgagggcactactgtagaaatgattatgtGAGAAAGCGGAAGTAGCAGTAAGCTTGTTAGTCCCATAGACTGTGGTTTgtcccagtggctactcttggtggctaacAGCCAACGCTGgttcttttcaaaagtaatttgccttcattttagcaaatactgattttttttttttaacaaatatttaacctATGTTAACTTAGTTGTTGTTGACTTAGTTAATGTTACCTGTTGCACTGTCAGTGTCTGTAACGACTAACAACCAGTCTAAGCTaaatttttgtcttcagcaactgtctgttgaacatgtaaccaggacaaaaagggattgttctTGTTGCCAAAGGTACCATTGATAcgagaaataaaaccacaagagttTCACAAGACAGcgaaaaagtattaaatcagaatttgcagaAGAGAATGATCAGGCATCAGCTAATGAtgtaagaagacacaaaaaaggAGTAAATTACTGcacacaagttaaaggagctgatgggatccaTTTCACTAGAGTTGTACCAAGTATTactttcatgtgacaaataaatgatgacgATTGAACCTAAAAAGGGAATTTGAATGGGTACTTACCTGttcacctgaaaaaaagaaaacagttaaCTCAAAAGGAAAAAGCTAAAATAACCAAGTCTAACCTGTTAAATTAAAAGCTGTTAACAAAGGAAAATGTAGACCGATTCTAATTTAAATAACCATATAACCTGAACTAGACTGACGGGATTTTTTAGTAAACATATAGAACCTTCTCCAACGGAGAAATGATAAACAAAGGGGGTATAAGTAAAACGTATTCACCTTCTACATGTGAATATTTTGTATGTGCACTTAAagtgtgtattttattattaattgtcAGTAAACTGTTGACTTGTTCGTGTAAAGGTTTTagtttctgtttctctcctaTTTTATTTAGCTCAACCACTGTCTTTGATACAGAGAtaaagaaactgaaaaaaagattAAGCCTCTGTTAATTCCTCTCAAAATGACTGAGGTTATTTTGCGGTcttgttttttaacttaaaatccctaaaaaaaaaatacacttggtGAAATAAGTActcaacattttttcattaaTCATATTTCCAGTGCAGCTATTCACAAGAAATTTACAGCAGACATTGATATTAACTATTATATTAAAACTACACATAAAGATGTGATAACATTTTAGTCCATAAAAAAGTAACGTGCAATAAAGTGACTGAAATGTATTTGATCCTTGATGGAAAAGCCTCAAACTTCTGTAGGTGTGGTATTTTTAAGGTCATATGCAGAGCTATTTCTCCTCCAAACATTGCCCCACTGTAGTTGTAGATATTTTATCATGGTTAATAATCTCAATACACAAACCGTGGCAATTTTACTATTGATATCACTGTATACATACCCCTCTCATGCAGCTTCATGGCATCCACTAGGTAGGGAGTATATAGGCGGTTTACAATGAATCCAGGTGTATCCTGATAAACGAGATGTTGGGTGCTGCTGAGTGGGCTGTAATATTTTTAAGAGACTATAGTTGTAATGGAATTATACAGCAAACCTTACCTTGCAGGACACTGGTATTTTTCCAAGACTTTTGCTGAAGTTTAGGAGGGAATCTAAAGTCTCTTGGCTTGTTTCTGAGGTTGCGATGACCTGTGAAAGATTGATACATAAGCAACTTTGATTCTCTGTGTTCTCAGGGGTTTCCTGATATGGTTTTGATTgcttgatttgatttgaggctttactgtcttcacaatttattgtttcttatctgtgaaatacaagtaaatacaagcttcatttccactgagggaaatggtgtcagtatacagaaacagacaggaggtctgcgtcaccacgACGCTCAGCGTTAGGATGGGCGAGTTCAACGTTGCGTAAACAaagggggtgttttgaaaacacccccattttcacaggtaacttagcctgtccctcccgccgcaggaaataatgcaTTAAAcctggaaagctattgatgtagcacttttctccttatgaaagtaacatgagattattcgaccaatgagaatttggtcagacGAGAGCATATAGACCAAATAAtcaaccaggagactacagccctaatttTTATCTGCTTCTGAAACATGCTGCAGTGCATCTGCTGAAATTGTCTAAAGGGGGGGCCGCCTGGCTGACATTtgcactctactgagtgcacttttctagtcttgTTTTAACCTGAATTTAAAAGCCTAATCAAGCAAGAGTAAGTAAGCTTTAGCAAGTTGCCCTATAGAAGTCATATCTAGATCTGCAACGATCAGTCGATTAGTTGTCAACCACTGAGTTAATATCCTCCTAATTTGATATACAATTAATCTGTTTGAATACTTTTGTTATCAACTgctttaagacattttaacagtttgtggctgaggagagacagaggtgaAGTCAGATAAGGTAAGGGATGTGACGTTTCCAATTCACTCTCTAAGCGTTGCACCAATCAGAACAGACTGAGCAAGCTGACCaatagggatgtaacgataccagaaactcacgatacaatattatcacgataaagAGTCCACGgtacgatatacagtacaggccaaaagtttggacacaccttctcattcaatgcattttctttattttcatgactatttacattgtagattctcactgaaggcatcaaaactatgaatgaacacatgtggagttatgtacttaacaaaaaaaggtgaaataactgaaaacatgttttatattctagtttcttcaaaatagccaccctttgctctgattactgctttgcacactcttggcattctctccatgagcttcaagaggtagtcacctgaaatggtttccacttcacaggtgtgtcttatcagggttaattagtggaatttcttgctttatcaatggggttgggaccatcagttgtgttgtgcagaagtcaggttaatacacagccgacagccctattggacaactgttaaaattcatattatggcaagaaccaatcagctaactaaagaaaaaccagtggccatca from Epinephelus lanceolatus isolate andai-2023 chromosome 20, ASM4190304v1, whole genome shotgun sequence includes these protein-coding regions:
- the LOC117264645 gene encoding E3 SUMO-protein ligase ZBED1-like yields the protein MVSALKHMKDATTLMSQEKNPMVCLIAPVHTKLLQNTESNTEDSPLVRDIKKAIHDDLSSRYTSEAEKSLLYTASALDPRFKALPFLSEEEREQTYGKVISEAASLEQEVRVEEETPEDNARTAAEVTSDTEEDQEKELPPPPPAKRSCTLHENLLGLAFTNQGRNLYFLKSPEPKSAYARAKDEMAKYRLALTPSLQEDPLHWWSVHQVLYPMIANVAKRYLCIPGSSVSAERVFSTAGDTVTAQRSTLKSEHIDQLVFLNKNVCVPDSGTDDEESDEDE